Genomic DNA from Streptomyces sp. PCS3-D2:
GCAGTCCCACGACCCGGTCGGCGCGGCCCGTGGCCATGCCCAGGCGCATGACCGGCAGGGAGGAGGTGTTGGTGGCGAGGATCGCCGCAGGATCCTCCACGATCTTGTCGAGGGCCGCGAAGGTCTCCGTCTTGATCGCGGTGTTCTCCGTGACGGCCTCGACGACCAGCTGCCGGTCGGCGAGTTCGTCGAGGCTACCGGCGAAGACCAGCCCGGCGAGGGCGTCTTCGGCGGAGATCCGGTCCAGCTTTCCGCGCTGGACGGCGCGTTCGAGGGACATGGCGACCCGTTCGCGCGCGGCCAGGGCCGCGCCGGCGTCGACCTCGCAGACGACGGTGTCGAGTCCCGCGCGGGCGCAGACCTCGGCGATTCCGGCGCCCATCCGCCCGCCGCCGACGATGCCGACGCGGCGGATCGGGGCGGCGCCCGCGGCGTCCTCGGCCGGCCCCTGCGGGGCCGCGGCCCGGTGGCCGCGCGGGCTCGCATCGCAGTGCGGCGGGACGCCGCTGACGTGCGCGGGGAACGCGTCGTGACGTTCGGCCGGTGCCGCGCGGGCCGGGTCCCGGGGCGTGGTCGCGGTGGTGGACATGCGGTCTCCTGACGGAGGCGGGACGGGAGCGGGTGGGCGGAGCGGGAAGGTGGAGCGGGAAGGTGGAGGAGAGGACCGGGGAGCCGGGGAGACGGATCAGTGGAACTGCTCCTCCTCGGTCGAGCCGGCGAGCGCGGTGGTGGAGGAGTCCGGGTTGACGGCGGTGGAGACGAGGTCGAAATAGCCGGTGCCGACCTCGCGCTGGTGCCTGACCGCGGTGAACCCGTGCCGCTGGGCGGCGAACTCGCGCTCCTGGAGGTCCACGTAGGCCGTCATGCCGTGCTCGGCGTAGCCCCGGGCCAGGTCGAACATGCCGTGGTTGAGGGAGTGGAAGCCGGCCAGGGTGATGAACTGGAACTTGTAGCCCATGGAGCCGAGTTCGCGCTGGAACTTGGCGATCTGGTCGTCGTCGAGGGTGGCCTTCCAGTTGAAGGAGGGCGAGCAGTTGTAGGCCAGCATCTTCCCGGGGAACTCCGCATGGAGGGCCTCGGCGAACTCACGGGCCTGGGCCAGGTCCGGGGTGCCGGTCTCCACCCAGATGAGGTCGGCGTACGGGGCGTAGGCGAGACCGCGTGCGATGACGGGAGCCATGCCGTTGCGTATGCGGTAGAAGCCCTCGGCGGTGCGCTCGCCGGTGCTGAACCGTGCGTCCCGCTCGTCGACGTCGCTCGTCAGCAGATTCGCGGCCAGCGCGTCCGTACGGGCGATGATCAAGGTCGGAGTGTCCGCGATGTCGGCGGCGAGCCGGGCCGCGTTGAGGGTGCGGACGTGCTGCGAGGTCGGGACGAGGACCTTGCCACCGAGGTGGCCGCACTTCTTCTCGGAGGCGAGCTGGTCCTCGTAGTGGATGCCGGCCGCGCCCGCCGCGATCATCGCCCTGGTCAGCTCGAAGGCGTTGAGCGGGCCGCCGAAACCGGCTTCGGCGTCCGCGACGATCGGCGCCAGCCAGTCCGTCGCGTCGGCGCCTCCCTCGGCGGTGGCGATCTGGTCGGCGCGCAGGAGGGCGTTGTTGATGCGGCGCACCACCTGCGGGACGGAATTGACGGGGTACAGGCTCTGGTCGGGGTAGGTGTGGCCGGCCTGGTTGGCGTCGGCGGCCACCTGCCAGCCGGAGAGGTAGATCGCCCGGAGGCCCGCACGGACCTGCTGCACGGCCTGCCCTCCGGTCAGCGCACCGAGGGCGTGGACGTAGTCCAGCTCGTGGAGCTGCCTCCACAGGCGCTCGGCGCCGCGCCGGGCCAGGGTGTGTTCCTCCCGCACGCTGCCGGAGAGCCGCACCACGTCCTCGGCCGTGTAAGTGCGCTCGATGCCCGCCCATCGCGGGTCCGTGGCCCAGCGCTGCGCCAGCCGCTGCGCCGCTGCCGTGGTCGTGTTCGCCTCTGCCATGACCGTCACCGTCTCCGTGAGTAGCTGGGGCTGCCAATGCTGTCGCCGGGCACGGCAAGCCATTGGCACTGTGTGCCCGAACCTTGGGTCGCGGCCGCCGAACCCCACCATGGACGGAGCTGAGCAATGCGCCGGGCGGCCGAGCCGGACTGCCGGAATATCCGACATCAGGGAGCGATTCACGCCCCGACCGCCCGTCTCGGCCGCCGGGGTCCGGCGGTCCGCAGGACGACTCTGACACTGGCACCGAGTGTCAACAAGGAGTGCTGTCTGCCAAGTTCTGCGCATCTTCCCGCCGGTTTCTGCCATGCTTGCGAAGCTTCGGGGGAGGCGTGGTCGCCCATGCCCCGGAGCCCGGCCGAAGGGCCCGAGGAGGGGGTGTGGGTGAGCAAGACCTACGCGGGGGCGCGCCTGCGGCGGCTGCGCGAGGAACGCCGGATGAGCCAGGCGGAACTGGCCCGGGTCCTCGGCATCTCGCCCAGCTACCTCAACCAGATGGAGCACGACTCCCGCCCGCTGACCGTCCCGGTACTGCTCCGGCTGACCGAGGCATTCGGCGTCGATCCCGGCTTCTTCTCCGAGCGTGACACCAGCCGGCTCGTGGCCGACCTGCGCGAGGCGCTCGCCGGAGAGGTCGCGCAGGCCCGGGTGTCCCCGTCCGACCTGGCCGAGCTGGCCCAGCGGATGCCGGCCGTCGCGTCCGTGCTGGTGGACCTGGGCCGGCGCAGCCAACTGCTCGCGGAGCGGCTCTCGGAGACGGCGGACGGCAGGGACGGGGCGGGGGGCGTCGCGCCACGCTCGCCCCACGAGGAGATCCGCGATTTCTTCTACCGGCGGCAGAACTACCTGCACGACACCGACACGGCCGCCGAAGCGCTGGCGCGGGAGATCGGCATCGAGCGCGGGGACGTGCTGCGCGTGCTGGCGGACCGGCTCTCCGGCCGGCACGGGATCCGGCTGACGACCGGCTCCGACCGCCTCCACCACTTCGACGCGGGCGCGCGGGTCCTGCGCCTGTCCGGCCGACTGCGGCCTGGCCAGCAGGCGTTCCGGATGGCCACCCAGCTCGCGCTGGTGGAGCAGGGAGCCGAGCTGGACCG
This window encodes:
- a CDS encoding short-chain fatty acyl-CoA regulator family protein — encoded protein: MSKTYAGARLRRLREERRMSQAELARVLGISPSYLNQMEHDSRPLTVPVLLRLTEAFGVDPGFFSERDTSRLVADLREALAGEVAQARVSPSDLAELAQRMPAVASVLVDLGRRSQLLAERLSETADGRDGAGGVAPRSPHEEIRDFFYRRQNYLHDTDTAAEALAREIGIERGDVLRVLADRLSGRHGIRLTTGSDRLHHFDAGARVLRLSGRLRPGQQAFRMATQLALVEQGAELDRLAAEDFPPGSPAHGLARIGIANYFAAALILPYGVFHAAAEEFRYDIDRLTDHFGLGYETVCHRLSTLQRPRLRGVPFSFVRVDRAGNMSKRQSATGFHFSRAGGTCPLWNVYEAFAAPGRIHVQIAAMPDGQRYLWTARSVTRHRGGWGEPGKTFAIGLGCEIRHASRLVYSDGLDLGNVSAATPIGMGCRLCERLDCPQRAVPPLGRALAVDENSSTFIPYPVVREKD
- a CDS encoding 3-hydroxybutyryl-CoA dehydrogenase, which gives rise to MSTTATTPRDPARAAPAERHDAFPAHVSGVPPHCDASPRGHRAAAPQGPAEDAAGAAPIRRVGIVGGGRMGAGIAEVCARAGLDTVVCEVDAGAALAARERVAMSLERAVQRGKLDRISAEDALAGLVFAGSLDELADRQLVVEAVTENTAIKTETFAALDKIVEDPAAILATNTSSLPVMRLGMATGRADRVVGLHFFNPVPVLPLVEVVSSLHTSRETVGAVEAFARDVLGRTVVHSTDRAGFVVNALLVPYLLSAIRMTESGFATATDVDTGMELGCAHPMGPLRLADLIGLDTVAAIAESLYDEFKEPLYAPPPLLSRMVQAGLLGRKSGRGFHTYDQGR
- the aceA gene encoding isocitrate lyase; the protein is MAEANTTTAAAQRLAQRWATDPRWAGIERTYTAEDVVRLSGSVREEHTLARRGAERLWRQLHELDYVHALGALTGGQAVQQVRAGLRAIYLSGWQVAADANQAGHTYPDQSLYPVNSVPQVVRRINNALLRADQIATAEGGADATDWLAPIVADAEAGFGGPLNAFELTRAMIAAGAAGIHYEDQLASEKKCGHLGGKVLVPTSQHVRTLNAARLAADIADTPTLIIARTDALAANLLTSDVDERDARFSTGERTAEGFYRIRNGMAPVIARGLAYAPYADLIWVETGTPDLAQAREFAEALHAEFPGKMLAYNCSPSFNWKATLDDDQIAKFQRELGSMGYKFQFITLAGFHSLNHGMFDLARGYAEHGMTAYVDLQEREFAAQRHGFTAVRHQREVGTGYFDLVSTAVNPDSSTTALAGSTEEEQFH